The Calothrix sp. PCC 7507 DNA segment CGTATAGGGATATAAATAAATTGTAATCGCTACGGGAGGAATAAATCCTCAAGAATTCACTTCTTTACTTCTAATAATCCGTTTTAATTGGCAGTTGAATCAAAAACTCTGTACCTTGCAAAAAATCCGATATAAAATTTAATTCGCCTCCATGTTTATCTATAATTTGGTAGCTAATCGCCATTCCTAAACCTATACCTGAGCCAACATCTTTAGTTGTAAAGAAGGGGTCAAATATTTTTTTCTTTACTTCTTCTGTCATCCCACAGCCGTTATCAGCAATCCGAATAATTAATTTATTGGTGTCTAAAAGTTTAGTGTAAATGCGAATTTGAGGATTATTATTTAACGGTTTTTGATTTCCAGTCTCTTTTACCTTAGTACTTGACAGATTACAACCATGCACTGACTCTTTCAAAGTATCTATGGCATTAGATAAAATATTCATAAACACTTGATTTATTTGTCCTGGATAACAATATATTTTAGGCAAATTACCGTATTCTTTAATCACTTGAATATCGGGATGATTTCCTTCACCTTTCAAACGACTTTGCAACAATGAGAGAGTACTATCAATACCTTCGTGAATATCGACTTGCTTGATTTCGGCTTCATCAAGCCGTGAGAAGTTGCGTAATGATAATACTAAATTACTGATGCGGTTGGCTCCTGTGACTATAGAAGATAATATGCTCGGTAAGTCCTCTCTAATAAAATCGACATCAATTTTATTACTGAAAGCTTGAATTTCTGTTACTTGTTGTGGATAGCACTCCTGATAAAGCGAAATCAATTTGAGCAAATCGGTAATATATTCCTTAACAATCAGAGCATTACCATAAATGAAATTAATTGGGTTGTTAATTTCATGAGCAAGTCCTGCAACTAATTGTCCCAAAGAAGACATTTTTTCGGTGTGAATTAGTTGAGTTTGCGTATCTGCAAGTTCTTTGAGAGTGAGTTTCAGTTGGCTATTAGCTATCTCCAGTTGTGCTGGACTTGGCAAAGCTAGTGCCTGGGGAATTATCGGCACTAAAGTCAGAGCCGTATAAACTGATATGAAAGCAGTAAAAGCTTTGATGAAACCAGATAGCCAATAAGTAGGATGCCAAAGCGTCCATATTTCCATTATGTGGGTTGTACCACAGGAAATAATGAAAGCTCCAAATAATAACAGTATTGATTTAAAGGGTAAATCTTCACGCTTGCGGACGAAGTAAACAAGGGCGATGGGAATAGAAAAATAAGCAAGGGCAATTAAAGAATCTGATATAATGTGTAACCACACTAAGCCCGTTTTCCAGAGGTAACAATGTCCATGTGGAATAAATAAGCCATCTGCAAAAAGGCTTTGTAATAGTTTCAGCATATTTTATCTAGCGAGTATACTTTTCCTAAGTAGGAATGACAGATTATACTCGCCATACACAGAAACGTCTGTATACAGAAATGACTGTAGTATTCAAACAATAATGACATGAAAAATGACAAATGACTAAGTAGTTAATTCTCCCCGCATTACAGTAACAGCTTGTCCGGAAAGAAAGACGCGATCGCCACCTGTATAATGTACCTTGACTACTCCGCCACGACTTGATGCTTGATAAGCTAAGAAATCATCTTTATGCAGGCGATCGCGCCAAAACGGAGCTAGACAACAATGGGCCGCTCCAGTCACGGGGTCTTCATTAACCCCTAATGCCGGTGCAAAGAAGCGAGAGACGAAATCGTATTGGGAATTATAATTAGTGCCACTAGTGACGATTAAATCAGCTATAGGCAATGTTTTTAGTAACTGGAAGTTAGGCTGTAATTTTCGCACCAACTCTTCAGACTCCAACTCCACCAGATAGCCTAAAGAATTCTGCAACACAGACTTGTATGGTACACCCAAAGCTTCGTCTAGTTCTGGCGGCGCAACTGTTGCTTGTGAGTGATTCACAGGAAAATCTAACTCAATCCACGCACCTTTTTTCTTAGCAATCAATACTCCGCTTTTAGTGAAGAAACGCGCCACTTCATCTGGTAAAAGATGTCCCTCTGACCACAATACATGGGCGCTAGCTAAGGTAGCATGTCCACAAAGCGGTACTTCCACCGTTGGTGTAAACCAACGCAGATTGAACCCATTCTCCTGTCTCACAAGAAAAGCCGTCTCAGATAAATTCATCTCTAGCGCCACATTCTGCATCCAGCCATCATCCGCAGCAGCAACCAGAACACAAACAGCCGCCGGGTTTCCCGCAAAGCGTGTATTAGTAAAAGCATCTACCTGAGTAATAATTTGTCCCATATCACCCTAATTCCTAAATTGGTATACTTAATCGTGGCTACACTCAATATGCAAGTTAGCAGCATTCAATATCTGAATCTATGGCATCTTTAGAGATTTTGGTGAAATGCGATCGCTTCTACTAAATAAAAAATCCCTGCTTCTCACAGAATGTTTTAAAAAGGTCTTTCCATGTCATGTTGTAGGCGCTAGCCTTAGAGCAGGGTAACATCTCAGTATGCGCCCAAAACCTAATTATACCTTCTCGGACTTTTCAAACATCCTCTTAGGCTGGCTCGGCGTTGAACAACTTTAATGACTCAAAGCTTCACTCAATAAATCACGATGCATTAAAGCCCGATCTACCAAAGATTGAATTTGATCAGGTGAAAGCGGATCACCATTAGCGTAATGCTCCATCCAAGTCTTACTAATGACATTCGGATCATCTGGCAACATTGCCAAATCCCACCCAGGCATTTCTAAATCTTCCATTAAGCGATTTACCTTGGGGTCATAACTAAGCGCAAAACAGCGACACCCTTCAGCAGCAGCCATAATCAAGCTGTGCAGACGCATCCCAATTGCCATTTCTACGCCCTTAAACACACCTTTTAAAAGCTGCGGATCTTCCAGACACAAAATTTTGCTGACATTTTTCAAATGGGGTTGAATGGCTTGGGCAATGCTTAAATCTTCACTTTTTTGAAATGGCAATAATAAAATAAAGGCTTGTGTGGCTTTTTGAAAGTCAACTAAAGCACGAGTCAAATTAGCCAAGCGTGTTTCTGTAAGTTGGGGATGCGATCGCAAAGTCACCGCCACTCTAGGTGCAGGTAAATCCCAAAGTCTCGGTACTGGCTTAGATGACAGCGCCCAAACCGGATCAGGTGCCAAGATAAACGGAATTTGCCAATCAGATAATAAAGCGGCACTAGCGCGATCGCGCACACTAACTCTGGTACAATATCCGAAGGAGTATTGTGCCAACCAACGAGTCGGGGCACGTTTTAGAGGGCCAATACCCTGCGCCCAAGCCACAGTTTTCAAACCCATTTTTTGTGCCAATGCCATCAACCCCCCATAATAAAAAGGGCTAATGGTACTAGTAACATCTTGAATTAAACTCCCACCACCCCAGATAAAAGCATCACAAGAACGCAAAGCTTGCAGTACGGGTGCAACAGCCATGCGATCGTAGGATTCCACACCATAGCGATCGCGGGTTTCTTCAGGATTACCAGACAAAACTACAGGCGTGACATGGGGTGGGAGCATTTGCAAAAGCGTTGCTAACAAAGCTTCATCACCACCATTACCTTTTCCGTAATACCCAGACAACAACGCCCGCATTGGTTTCATTTTCAATTTTGGATTTTAAGCTTATCAAGTTTTTCGCCCCTGAACATCCCCCACTTACCAGAGATGTCAGATGTCATGGCTGTCATACCATCTGTGAAAATCAGAATTCCCTTGTGAGAAGATGAGATTGTGGAGAAAAAGAACAAAGGAAAATAAATCCTCACCCTTGACTCCTGACCCTTGACTCTTGACTCCCAACTCCCGACTCCCAACTAAATTATGCACGCCCTTTCGATTCCCACCTGGATAATTCATGTTTCTAGCGTGATTGAGTGGATTGCCGCCATTTGGTTAATCTGGACATACGGCGAACTCACTAGCAACCGCACTTGGTGGGGATTGTCCCTTGCCATGTTACCCGCTTTGGTCAGCGCCATGTGTGCCTGCACTTGGCACTATTTCGACAACGCCCAATCTTTAGAATGGTTAGTAACACTCCAGGCTACCATGACCTTAGTTGGTAATTTTACAATGTGGGCAGCTGCTGTGTGGATTTGGCGTTCTGCCCAGCCTGCCAGTAAATCAGTGAACAGTGAACAGTGAACAGTGAACAGTAAATCAGTGAACTTGATAACTGATAACTGTTGTAGTCCAAACTATTAAATCAGAGCAATGATGTCAAAAGAAACCCTATTTGCCCTTTCACTGTTTCCCTATTTGGGTTTCTTGTGGTTTATTAGCCGCAGTAAACTAATGCCGCGTTTGGCGCTATATGGATTTTACGGCACTCTGGTATTCGTCGGTGTCACCATACCCGCCGGGATATATGCCAAATTGCATTATCAAGAATCCTTAGCAAATGTCGATTGGTTACATGGCGGTGCTGAAGTGTTTTTGACGCTTTCTAACATTTTGGTTGTGCTGGGTTTTTGGCAAGCTGTGAAACAATTAAAATCAGTGAACAGTGAACAGTGAACAGTTATCTAGCTGATGTTGTATTGTTTGAGTACTTAGATAAACCTGATAACTGATACCTGATACCTGATAACTGAATAGAGGATGAGAGGAATGGATGTAATTCCAGCGATTGATTTATTGGCAGGCAATTGTGTGCGACTGTATCAGGGAGACTATGAGCGATCGCAGGTTTTTAACGAAAACCCCGTGGATGTTGCCAAACAGTGGGTTGATCAGGGTGCTGCAAAACTACACGTAGTTGATTTAGATGGTGCGAAAGCAGGTAAGCTGGTTAACTTGAGAGCTATTGAGGCGATCGCCCAAGCAGTGTCAATACCCATTCAAGTAGGCGGGGGACTGCGCGATCGCCTCAGTGTACAACAACTGTTTAATATAGGAGTACAGCGGGCAATTCTCGGTACAATCGCCGTAGAGCAACCCCAATTAGTCCAACAACTCTGCCAAGAATTTCCTGGACAGATTATTATTGGCATTGATGCCCGTAATGGACTAGTAGCGACTCGTGGTTGGTTAGAAACCTCAGAAGTTTTAGCAACCCAACTAGCAGTACAAATGGCAGAATTAGGCGCAGCCGCGATAATTTATACAGATATTCACCGTGATGGTACTCTCTCAGGACCAAATATAGAAGCTTTACGCGAACTCGCAGCAGCAATTTCAATACCAGTAATTGCTTCTGGTGGCGTCAGTTCAGTCACCGATCTGTTGAGTTTATTAGCCTTAGAACCACAAGGTGTCACAGGTGTAATTGTCGGTCGTGCCCTGTATACTGGAGATATTTCCCTCAAAGAAGCATTGCGGGCGATCGGCTCAGGGCGGATTCAAGATATTCCACCCAACCTAGATTTTTCTACCTTTGCTTAAAATAACTCACCAAATCTGTGGGCAAACAAAATGGTTTGTAGAGACGCGGAATTTCGCATCTCTACAACTAGCGGAATCACGGAAAATCTTTGGGTGTGGAGTCTAACCCATAATTCGCCATCTGTATCCTCAAAGCACATGGGATTTCAGGTTAACAGTTGACGGTTAACAGTTATCAGTCATCAGTTATCCACTCAAAACGCTGATAACTGTTAAAGAACTCTGCTATCATTACGACTTTGATTATTTTTGGGAAATTTCCGGAATACCAATTTATACACTTGTAGTTCAAGTTGTAGAGAGTTCACAACCCTTGAGTTTATTCCTCACTTAATACTCAACTGATATAGAAGTCTGCTGTAAGTTTTTTTTGTTTAAACATTAACTTTAGTTACTTATAAATAATGGGTTTCCTTTTTTCTAGAGACGTAAAAATCATAGCGTCTCTATTTTTTTTAGGAAAATTAT contains these protein-coding regions:
- a CDS encoding sensor histidine kinase yields the protein MLKLLQSLFADGLFIPHGHCYLWKTGLVWLHIISDSLIALAYFSIPIALVYFVRKREDLPFKSILLLFGAFIISCGTTHIMEIWTLWHPTYWLSGFIKAFTAFISVYTALTLVPIIPQALALPSPAQLEIANSQLKLTLKELADTQTQLIHTEKMSSLGQLVAGLAHEINNPINFIYGNALIVKEYITDLLKLISLYQECYPQQVTEIQAFSNKIDVDFIREDLPSILSSIVTGANRISNLVLSLRNFSRLDEAEIKQVDIHEGIDSTLSLLQSRLKGEGNHPDIQVIKEYGNLPKIYCYPGQINQVFMNILSNAIDTLKESVHGCNLSSTKVKETGNQKPLNNNPQIRIYTKLLDTNKLIIRIADNGCGMTEEVKKKIFDPFFTTKDVGSGIGLGMAISYQIIDKHGGELNFISDFLQGTEFLIQLPIKTDY
- a CDS encoding PhzF family phenazine biosynthesis protein — encoded protein: MGQIITQVDAFTNTRFAGNPAAVCVLVAAADDGWMQNVALEMNLSETAFLVRQENGFNLRWFTPTVEVPLCGHATLASAHVLWSEGHLLPDEVARFFTKSGVLIAKKKGAWIELDFPVNHSQATVAPPELDEALGVPYKSVLQNSLGYLVELESEELVRKLQPNFQLLKTLPIADLIVTSGTNYNSQYDFVSRFFAPALGVNEDPVTGAAHCCLAPFWRDRLHKDDFLAYQASSRGGVVKVHYTGGDRVFLSGQAVTVMRGELTT
- the csaB gene encoding polysaccharide pyruvyl transferase CsaB, with the translated sequence MRALLSGYYGKGNGGDEALLATLLQMLPPHVTPVVLSGNPEETRDRYGVESYDRMAVAPVLQALRSCDAFIWGGGSLIQDVTSTISPFYYGGLMALAQKMGLKTVAWAQGIGPLKRAPTRWLAQYSFGYCTRVSVRDRASAALLSDWQIPFILAPDPVWALSSKPVPRLWDLPAPRVAVTLRSHPQLTETRLANLTRALVDFQKATQAFILLLPFQKSEDLSIAQAIQPHLKNVSKILCLEDPQLLKGVFKGVEMAIGMRLHSLIMAAAEGCRCFALSYDPKVNRLMEDLEMPGWDLAMLPDDPNVISKTWMEHYANGDPLSPDQIQSLVDRALMHRDLLSEALSH
- a CDS encoding DUF2499 domain-containing protein, which encodes MHALSIPTWIIHVSSVIEWIAAIWLIWTYGELTSNRTWWGLSLAMLPALVSAMCACTWHYFDNAQSLEWLVTLQATMTLVGNFTMWAAAVWIWRSAQPASKSVNSEQ
- a CDS encoding DUF3593 domain-containing protein, producing the protein MMSKETLFALSLFPYLGFLWFISRSKLMPRLALYGFYGTLVFVGVTIPAGIYAKLHYQESLANVDWLHGGAEVFLTLSNILVVLGFWQAVKQLKSVNSEQ
- the hisA gene encoding 1-(5-phosphoribosyl)-5-[(5-phosphoribosylamino)methylideneamino]imidazole-4-carboxamide isomerase, producing the protein MDVIPAIDLLAGNCVRLYQGDYERSQVFNENPVDVAKQWVDQGAAKLHVVDLDGAKAGKLVNLRAIEAIAQAVSIPIQVGGGLRDRLSVQQLFNIGVQRAILGTIAVEQPQLVQQLCQEFPGQIIIGIDARNGLVATRGWLETSEVLATQLAVQMAELGAAAIIYTDIHRDGTLSGPNIEALRELAAAISIPVIASGGVSSVTDLLSLLALEPQGVTGVIVGRALYTGDISLKEALRAIGSGRIQDIPPNLDFSTFA